The following proteins are encoded in a genomic region of Enterocloster clostridioformis:
- the tnpB gene encoding IS66 family insertion sequence element accessory protein TnpB (TnpB, as the term is used for proteins encoded by IS66 family insertion elements, is considered an accessory protein, since TnpC, encoded by a neighboring gene, is a DDE family transposase.) — protein sequence MKWIPTAIPCSFFCGRRCDRIKALHFEKDGFCLLYKRLDNGRFQWPRNSSQVRNLTRQEYRWLLEGLSIDQPKAIRPVKKKDF from the coding sequence ATGAAATGGATCCCTACAGCAATTCCCTGTTCCTTTTTTTGTGGGAGACGCTGTGACCGAATCAAGGCACTGCATTTTGAAAAAGACGGCTTCTGCCTTCTGTATAAAAGACTGGATAACGGCCGTTTCCAGTGGCCAAGGAATTCCTCCCAAGTAAGGAACCTTACCCGGCAGGAATACCGCTGGCTCCTGGAGGGGCTTTCTATCGACCAGCCCAAGGCGATCCGCCCCGTGAAAAAGAAGGACTTCTGA
- a CDS encoding transposase, with translation MRKLGRGYARFEVEKNNWWIEAEKLFDKKLFFSCALVLSALFEREIRKCPIDNWSNKTTRYFKDSISDKITQIYCDDRIEPISRYIDTLLLIPSLDSFNGLMAIIRDTYEMDPYSNSLFLFLWETL, from the coding sequence ATGAGGAAACTTGGAAGGGGATATGCGCGATTTGAAGTTGAGAAAAATAATTGGTGGATTGAAGCCGAAAAATTATTTGATAAGAAGCTGTTTTTTAGCTGTGCTTTAGTCTTATCTGCATTATTTGAAAGAGAAATTAGAAAATGTCCAATCGATAATTGGAGTAATAAAACTACACGGTATTTTAAAGACTCAATTTCAGATAAAATCACTCAAATTTATTGTGACGATAGGATTGAACCTATCAGTAGATATATAGATACGTTATTGCTAATTCCCTCTTTAGATAGCTTTAATGGATTGATGGCCATCATCCGGGATACCTATGAAATGGATCCCTACAGCAATTCCCTGTTCCTTTTTTTGTGGGAGACGCTGTGA
- the cptIN gene encoding type III toxin-antitoxin system CptIN family toxin, producing the protein MKKTGFYIIKDKFFEDMPDPYLKGNKAGNRPHYYCFEDSSTGIYWMIPLSSRIDKYRRIMEKKVKAGKPCDILHIVKLDDSRESAFLIQDMFPITEEYIEREYTIAGNHLMLTSEHTAREIEQKARKVIGMLKRGIKFTPTQPDVMAILNKLRERR; encoded by the coding sequence ATGAAGAAAACAGGCTTTTATATTATCAAGGACAAATTTTTTGAGGATATGCCAGACCCATATCTCAAAGGGAATAAGGCGGGAAACAGACCGCATTATTATTGCTTTGAAGATTCAAGTACCGGGATATACTGGATGATACCATTGTCCAGCCGCATTGATAAATACAGACGGATTATGGAGAAAAAAGTAAAAGCCGGGAAACCCTGCGATATTCTCCATATCGTCAAACTGGATGACAGCCGGGAGAGCGCATTCCTGATACAGGATATGTTTCCGATAACAGAGGAATACATAGAACGGGAATATACAATCGCTGGGAATCATCTGATGTTGACGAGTGAGCATACTGCCAGAGAGATTGAGCAGAAAGCGAGAAAAGTCATAGGTATGTTGAAGCGTGGTATAAAGTTCACACCAACGCAGCCGGATGTTATGGCGATTTTGAACAAGTTGAGGGAACGCAGATAG
- a CDS encoding cupin domain-containing protein produces the protein MLDERWVFHENAEPVQAGPGVVRRVLAYSKDLMCVENTFEEGAVGSLHHHPHTQITYVVSGEFEFNIDGEKKTVRAGDTMLKLDGVEHGCVCRKAGILLDIFNPMREDFV, from the coding sequence ATGCTGGATGAAAGATGGGTGTTTCATGAGAACGCGGAGCCGGTTCAGGCGGGGCCTGGGGTTGTCAGGAGGGTTCTGGCTTACAGTAAGGATTTGATGTGTGTGGAGAATACCTTTGAGGAGGGAGCCGTGGGCAGCCTTCATCATCATCCCCATACCCAGATTACATATGTGGTAAGCGGAGAATTCGAGTTTAATATAGACGGTGAGAAAAAAACAGTGAGGGCAGGGGATACCATGCTGAAGCTGGACGGCGTGGAGCATGGATGCGTGTGCAGGAAGGCAGGCATTCTTCTGGATATCTTTAATCCTATGCGGGAGGATTTTGTATAG